One genomic region from Nymphaea colorata isolate Beijing-Zhang1983 chromosome 12, ASM883128v2, whole genome shotgun sequence encodes:
- the LOC116266307 gene encoding protein SMALL AUXIN UP-REGULATED RNA 54-like — MKGNLRLIRQVAEKCHSKFMRISTPSSTSLRGNEDEYDVKMGTASSSSSACSSGDGVGKVGGVKKGHFAVVARRDGEAKRFVVGLSCLRNPAFLRLLDEAEEEFGWQQQGVLSVLCQPSELEDILAANCRVERQISDDSKRNRMDRW, encoded by the coding sequence ATGAAAGGAAACTTGAGGCTGATCAGGCAAGTTGCAGAGAAGTGCCACAGCAAGTTCATGAGGATAAGCACCCCCTCCTCGACGTCGTTGAGAGGCAATGAGGATGAGTATGATGTCAAAATGGGTACTGCTTCTTCGTCATCCTCTGCTTGTTCTTCCGGTGATGGCGTTGGAAAGGTGGGAGGTGTGAAGAAGGGCCATTTTGCGGTGGTGGCAAGAAGGGATGGGGAGGCAAAGAGGTTCGTGGTAGGGCTAAGCTGCCTTCGGAATCCGGCGTTCTTAAGGCTGCTGGATGAGGCGGAGGAGGAATTCGGGTGGCAGCAACAGGGTGTCCTGTCTGTGCTCTGCCAACCAAGTGAGCTCGAGGACATCTTGGCAGCGAATTGCCGGGTAGAGAGACAGATCAGTGATGATTCCAAGCGGAATCGGATGGATCGCTGGTGA